A region of Triplophysa dalaica isolate WHDGS20190420 chromosome 20, ASM1584641v1, whole genome shotgun sequence DNA encodes the following proteins:
- the adnpb gene encoding activity-dependent neuroprotector homeobox b — MFQLPVNNISSLRKARKNVKKVLSDIGLDFCKEHIDDYKDYVPTEFYIKNTTWDDVCMWDPSLTKSQDYRSKPFCCSGCTFSSKFFSAYKSHFRNVHSEDFENRILLNCPYCTYNGNKKTLETHIRLFHMPNVVRQTAGGTGAGLKDGARQDKTRDNIEQAVYYCKKCTYRDPLYNVVRKHIYREHFQHVAAPYLVRPGEKTTPTNGTSSNADSNSSAGGPNNTSTTIHCKRCLFVPRTYEALVQHVIEDHERIGYQVTAMIGHTNVVVPRAKPVIMVSPKVQGDKGVINIMPKGAIVTAGVRPLSAQQLSRIVIPKGSLNSTGLLSGVHLKPGVFGLKPGITQSLTIGGQPVQLSIPQQSQTSKPQIPAGSLRSSASASTTILKIPQLTSRVQAAATTVSSVTPKKVNSIIGTSYTQKWKICTICNELFPENVYSSHFEKEHKAEKVPAVANYIMKIHNFTSKCLYCNRYLPSDTLLNHMLIHGLSCPHCRATFNDVEKMVTHMRGVHPNESVEPRMDSPLTFDLTLQQGNPKNVQLIVTTYNMRDAPEESVAFHAQNNTLPSSHVSKHVTPQVPKIPQDASTDAVPPKATPQTAVPYKKDIGKTLCPLCFSILKGPITDSLAHHLRERHQVIQTVHPVEKKLTYKCIHCLGVYTSNMTASTITLHLVHCRGVSKAQNGRPAPSPRVTQAQGAGLKRAGLANFDQTEPKKKKVGTDDQAEQTPSSSTDKEEDTVVFALDPKGHENESYEARKVFLTQYFNRQPYPTRREVEKLASSLWLWKSDIASHFSNRRRNCTLNCETLNARVLLGFKMEDVVHFSHPMNFDSKWHFEGHKHEQIRRTSRTRIGRSANSIRLKQMATANGDPQQKQGALKRLSAKASLYSNGQKAIVEYNCNDSVISTFKSDALIKSEPTDSDSDNVVQQLENSRIITQLVKSEESEINNKVHGSDPDIKEEIHNENGYGTIDMLSERQHQKGECQTRITNELEQSDQATGVLFSGQGC; from the exons ATGTTTCAACTCCCAGTCAACAACATCAGCAGTCTAAGGAAAGCGaggaaaaatgtgaaaaaagtgCTTAGCGACATTGGCTTGGACTTTTGCAAGGAGCATATTGAT GACTACAAAGACTATGTTCCCACTGAGTTTTACATTAAGAACACAACATGGGACGATGTTTGCATGTGGGATCCCTCACTGACCAAATCCCAA GATTACCGCTCAAAGCCTTTCTGTTGTTCAGGATGCACATTCTCCTCTAAGTTTTTCTCTGCCTACAAGAGTCACTTTCGCAATGTGCACAGCGAGGACTTTGAAAATCGCATTCTCCTGAACTGCCCCTATTGCACTTACAATGGAAACAAAAAGACATTGGAGACACACATTAGGTTGTTTCACATGCCTAATGTTGTGCGCCAGACTGCTGGAGGTACAGGGGCTGGCTTGAAGGATGGTGCTCGCCAGGACAAGACACGGGATAATATAGAACAGGCGGTGTACTACTGTAAAAAGTGCACCTACAGAGACCCACTATATAATGTAGTGCGCAAGCATATCTACCGAGAACATTTCCAACATGTAGCGGCGCCGTACTTGGTAAGACCAGGTGAGAAGACCACCCCAACCAATGGGACATCGAGCAATGCTGATTCCAATAGCAGTGCTGGTGGTCCCAACAATACAAGCACCACTATCCATTGCAAACGATGCCTGTTTGTTCCACGCACCTATGAAGCACTTGTGCAACATGTCATTGAAGACCATGAACGTATTGGTTATCAGGTGACTGCCATGATTGGACATACAAATGTAGTGGTACCCCGAGCCAAGCCTGTAATTATGGTGTCCCCTAAAGTTCAAGGGGATAAGGGTGTCATAAATATAATGCCAAAGGGTGCCATAGTGACTGCTGGGGTTCGACCTTTATCCGCTCAACAGCTCAGTCGAATTGTCATTCCAAAAGGAAGTTTGAACTCAACCGGTCTACTGTCAGGTGTTCATCTGAAACCGGGTGTGTTTGGTCTAAAGCCTGGGATTACCCAATCCTTGACTATTGGAGGACAACCAGTGCAACTCTCAATACCACAGCAGTCTCAAACAAGCAAACCTCAGATCCCTGCTGGCAGTCTGCGCAGCTCTGCATCAGCGTCCACCACCATACTGAAGATCCCTCAGCTGACCTCACGTGTTCAGGCAGCGGCCACTACCGTATCATCTGTTACCCCTAAGAAAGTCAACTCAATCATTGGCACATCGTATACTCAGAAATGGAAGATCTGTACCATCTGCAATGAGCTCTTCCCGGAAAATGTGTACAGCTCGCATTTCGAAAAGGAGCACAAAGCGGAAAAGGTGCCGGCAGTTGCCAACTACATCATGAAAATTCACAATTTCACTAGCAAATGCTTATACTGCAACCGGTACTTGCCTAGTGACACGCTTCTTAACCACATGCTGATTCATGGCCTTTCCTGCCCACACTGCAGAGCCACGTTCAACGATGTCGAAAAAATGGTGACACACATGCGAGGGGTGCACCCCAACGAATCAGTCGAGCCACGCATGGACTCTCCGCTTACTTTTGACCTCACGCTCCAGCAGGGTAATCCGAAGAACGTCCAGCTGATCGTCACCACGTATAACATGCGCGATGCTCCTGAGGAGTCGGTGGCATTCCATGCGCAAAATAACACCTTGCCATCATCTCATGTGAGTAAACATGTTACGCCACAAGTCCCAAAGATACCTCAAGATGCCTCAACAGATGCTGTGCCACCTAAAGCTACCCCTCAAACGGCTGTACCTTACAAGAAAGATATCGGCAAAACACTTTGTCCGCTTTGCTTCTCGATTCTCAAGGGACCCATCACAGATTCTCTAGCTCACCATTTGCGTGAAAGGCATCAAGTTATACAAACAGTTCATCCTGTGGAGAAGAAATTGACGTACAAGTGTATCCACTGCCTCGGGGTGTATACTAGTAACATGACGGCTTCCACCATCACCTTGCATCTAGTGCATTGCCGCGGTGTCAGCAAAGCTCAGAATGGCCGACCCGCTCCCTCTCCAAGAGTCACGCAGGCCCAGGGGGCTGGCCTTAAAAGGGCAGGTTTAGCTAACTTTGACCAAACTgagccaaagaaaaaaaaagttggGACAGATGACCAAGCTGAGCAAACCCCATCGTCCTCAACAGACAAAGAAGAAGACACTGTGGTCTTCGCCTTGGACCCAAAGGGTCATGAGAATGAGTCGTATGAAGCCCGTAAAGTCTTCCTCACCCAGTACTTCAACAGGCAGCCATACCCTACTCGACGAGAGGTGGAGAAGCTTGCGTCTAGCCTCTGGCTTTGGAAGTCTGACATCGCGAGCCACTTCTCAAATCGTCGGAGGAATTGTACGCTTAATTGCGAAACGTTAAATGCTCGTGTCTTACTCGGATTTAAAATGGAAGATGTCGTACATTTCAGTCATCCAATGAACTTTGACTCAAAGTGGCATTTTGAGGGACACAAGCATGAACAGATAAGACGAACTTCTAGAACTCGTATCGGCCGATCTGCCAATTCCATTCGCTTGAAGCAGATGGCGACAGCCAACGGTGACCCACAACAGAAACAAGGGGCGTTGAAAAGGTTGTCTGCCAAAGCTTCGCTCTACTCGAATGGTCAAAAGGCCATCGTTGAGTATAACTGCAATGATTCAGTTATAAGCACCTTCAAATCGGATGCACTCATCAAGTCAGAACCAACAGACTCGGATAGTGATAATGTTGTTCAACAGTTAGAAAATTCTAGGATAATTACACAGTTGGTTAAAAGCGAAGAATCagagataaataataaagtgcatGGGAGTGACCCCGACATCAAGGAGGAAATCCACAACGAAAATGGTTATGGGACAATTGACATGTTAAGCGAAAGACAGCATCAAAAAGGCGAATGCCAGACACGGATCACAAATGAGCTTGAACAATCAGACCAAGCGACTGGTGTTTTATTTTCAGGACAGGGTTGTTAA
- the dpm1 gene encoding dolichol-phosphate mannosyltransferase subunit 1 — MATRRGNAKTHLQSDKYSVLLPTYNERENLPLIVWLLVKYFGESGYNYEIIVIDDGSPDGTLQIAEQLQKIYGSDKIILRPRAQKLGLGTAYIHGVKHATGNFVIIMDADLSHHPKFIPQFIAKQKEGGYDLVSGTRYSGDGGVYGWDLRRKLISRGANFVTQVLLRPGASDLTGSFRLYKKEVLEKLVERCVSKGYVFQMEMIVRARQLDCTIGEVPISFVDRVYGESKLGGNEIVSFLKGLLTLFATT, encoded by the exons ATGGCGACCCGGAGAGGCAATGCGAAGACCCACCTGCAGTCTGACAAATATTCTGTTCTGCTGCCAACCTACAACGAACGAGAAAACCTACCATTGATTGTATGGTTGTTGGTGAAATACTTCGGCGAGAG TGGCTACAACTACGAGATTATAGTGATTGATGATGGCAGTCCAGACGGAACCTTACAGATCGCAGAACAGTTGCAGAAGATTTACGGATCTGACAAGATT ATCCTGAGACCGCGTGCACAAAAACTGGGATtag GAACGGCTTACATCCACGGCGTTAAACATGCTACTGGAAACTTTGTCATCATTATGGATGCAGACCTCTCACATCAT CCAAAATTTATCCCACAATTCATTGC AAAACAGAAGGAAGGTGGATATGACCTGGTGTCTGGCACAAGGTACAGCGGAGATGGGGGCGTCTATGGTTGGGATCTGCGAAGGAAACTAATCAG tcGAGGAGCAAACTTCGTCACGCAAGTGCTGCTCAGACCAGGAGCATCGGATCTTACAGGAAGTTTTAG GCTGTATAAGAAAGAGGTGCTTGAAAAACTGGTAGAGCGATGTGTGTCAAAAGGCTATGTTTTTCAAATGGAGATGATTGTCCGTGCTAGACAATTGGACTGTACAATTGGAGAG GTTCCCATTTCATTTGTGGACCGTGTTTATGGGGAGTCCAAGTTGGGTGGAAATGAAATCGTCTCCTTTTTAAAAGGATTGCTCACTCTATTTGCCACCACATGA
- the LOC130409377 gene encoding collagen alpha-1(XX) chain codes for MSLILVTVLLMVVSEVHTQGRLKLTVLSEDRLQIKWKEAEGPVQGYKVRVRPLTEVPQPELMLTTTRGRATVAGLDSRQEYLLQVLVLNGTQEKLIAKRRFNIDGLREEELIRSGNREDKKKTHTIGSGSGEVDDITEALAALPTVLYREPTTTEPPAPPELEPETDTNPKNKKKKKDKNRSKTEDKNDPEDNKLKTVREEITNTDKTRKTTPTQPVTAISTRKPFECSAAARADLILLVDGSWSIGRTNFRKVRDFLEGLAVPFHIGPEGVQIALSQYSGDPRTEWNLNNFTSREPLLEAIRNFRYKGGNTFTGQALIHALENNLKEEAGARPNTPQFLLLLTDGKSQDDAIAAANRLKNAGVEIIAIGVKNADEAELRQVASEPLELNVYNVNDFPLLSKLVGRLARILCGKIEDRIKAKRMERPTQDPVLSYPSPTDLLYVALGSREVRLRWTPPSKSLQQYRVVYHTSEGQSLKEVVVNGTHSTTLLTGLASQTQYHLSIFPVYENNVGSALRGTFTTLPLATPEALEVTASSPSSLRVRWEPAVGATQYMALYSALTDGEPDDAKEVKFGPAQTDVELVDLMPSTDYSVTLYALYDEDPSDPVTALGTTFPLPSPVSLQFPMVSHSALKVTWVPGAVDVPAHRIIYSTNHGSDVKQVEVRGVNTALLQNLSSLSRYLVSVQSLYEKGLSTPITANVTTLKVPAPSDLRVTNFSGSDITVRWEAAADDVVSYLIKWISLSGGDLRQLTVDGKSEGAILEGVEEDNEYQVSLSALYADGAQSEAVAIRYSTLSGGGPSSLSISEETPVSMLVTWVPPNAHVLQYRVSYTPLTGDARENTVSLQGSEKRVLLQNLQPDARYSVLVTAEYRNREGGSATAQGKTTSLRVSSVSVVRSDHFSICVSWRPVAAVSGYRIVIQALRDKQTKEDIVDASSSSHCFSELQPETVYRISVHSRLGTVDGAAVTILHPTATAPVRIQVPPGLHPIQKEVCPEMAVRNHVVKGFNMMEAFGLTQRAHSTVEGVAAEPFIFSTLPSYTLYRDVQLTQSTGFIHPAGFAPEHTISIAFRLLQDSPKEPFALWQLTDNDFQPKMGVVLDPKKKMLLYFSLDYRGEIQELNFDQSQVHSLFYGSFHKIHLSINQVSVSLYVDCQQVGERPARPLGTVPTDGFEMLGKLVRTRGPQSGSAAFQLQSFEIVCNTTWPSEDGCCDLPSQRDEESCPEPAYACTCSTNVPGAPGDAGPPGKPGPRGEKGEKGELGQKGEMGPPGKPGLEGNFGAIGAAGPRGMTVMGKVGPPGVRGEKGDIGRPGNQGLPGPPGPEGKEGNPGPKGVRGPEGNIGPPGITGARGFQGMPGHPGPMGNRGPLGPVGPTGLSGSKGERGEKGEPQSLAMIYQLVTQACEKLVHSEVLKLDVFLNEINRKPVPIQEPVAPPGEPGIPGGRGPPGPRGPQGRQGNRGESGKPGYPGEQGRRGIPGEKGYQGDNVLGPQGTKGFAGPPGETKTGEPGPKGEDGKAGPQGIPGAPGQQGEIGPPGVCDSSGCYQGGPVPEDPYLGYQP; via the exons ATGTCTCTCATCCTGGTAACGGTTCTTCTGATGGTGGTTTCAGAAGTTCATACACAAG GTCGACTGAAGCTGACCGTTCTGTCTGAAGATCGGCTGCAGATTAAATGGAAGGAGGCAGAAGGTCCAGTTCAAGGCTACAAGGTCCGAGTACGGCCCCTCACAG AGGTTCCTCAGCCAGAGCTGATGCTGACGACCACACGCGGCCGAGCCACGGTGGCAGGCCTGGACTCCAGACAGGAATACCTCCTGCAAGTCCTGGTGCTCAATGGAACGCAGGAGAAACTCATCGCGAAGAGACGCTTCAACA TTGATGGGTTGCGTGAGGAGGAGCTGATTCGTAGCGGGAACAGAGAGGAtaagaagaaaacacacaccATTGGCTCCGGTTCTGGGGAGGTGGATGACATCACAGAGGCTCTAGCTGCCCTGCCCACGGTGCTCTACAGAGAACCAACAACAACAG AACCTCCAGCTCCTCCTGAGCTTGAGCCAGAAACTGACACGAATCCtaaaaacaagaagaagaagaaagacaaGAACCGATCCAAGACGGAAGATAAAAATGATCCAGAGGATAACAAACTAAAGACCGTAAGAGAAGAGATCACCAATACTGACAAAACAAGGAAAACAACCCCTACCCAACCTGTCACAG CCATATCCACCCGGAAGCCATTTGAATGCAGTGCCGCCGCACGGGCAGATTTAATTCTTCTCGTGGACGGATCATGGAGCATCGGCCGCACCAACTTCAGAAAGGTGCGTGACTTCTTGGAGGGCCTGGCTGTTCCCTTTCACATCGGCCCGGAGGGCGTGCAGATAG CATTGTCGCAGTACAGCGGAGATCCACGCACAGAGTggaaccttaataacttcaccTCCAGAGAGCCACTCCTGGAGGCCATCAGGAACTTCAGGTATAAGGGAGGCAACACCTTCACAG GTCAAGCACTCATTCATGCTCTTGAGAACAATCTAAAGGAGGAGGCTGGAGCACGTCCCAACACACCACAGTTCCTCCTGCTGCTGACCGATGGCAAATCTCAAGATGATGCCATCGCTGCAGCCAACAGGTTGAAGAATGCTGGCGTGGAGATCATTGCTATAG GTGTAAAGAATGCAGATGAGGCAGAATTGAGACAGGTGGCGTCTGAGCCTCTAGAGCTGAATGTCTATAATGTGAATGATTTTCCTCTTCTTAGCAAATTGGTGGGAAGACTAGCTCGCATCCTCTGTGGCAAGATCGAAGATCGCATTAAAGCCAAGA GAATGGAGCGTCCCACTCAGGACCCAGTTCTGTCCTACCCCAGCCCAACTGATCTGCTGTACGTGGCACTTGGTTCGAGGGAGGTGCGTTTGCGTTGGACCCCTCCAAGCAAAAGTCTCCAGCAGTACAGAGTGGTTTATCACACGTCTGAAGGACAAAGTCTAAAAGAG GTTGTGGTGAATGGAACACATTCAACAACACTACTGACAGGACTGGCCTCGCAGACACAGTACCATCTGTCCATCTTTCCTGTCTACGAGAACAATGTGGGTTCTGCTCTCAGAGGAACCTTTACTACAT TGCCGTTAGCCACGCCTGAGGCTCTGGAGGTCACGGCATCCTCACCCAGCAGTCTGCGTGTGCGCTGGGAGCCGGCCGTAGGAGCCACACAGTACATGGCGCTGTATTCAGCGCTTACTGATGGAGAACCTGATGATGCCAAAGAG GTGAAGTTTGGACCTGCTCAGACGGATGTGGAGTTGGTGGATCTGATGCCGTCCACAGATTATTCAGTCACTCTTTATGCTTTATATGACGAGGACCCCAGTGATCCCGTCACTGCCCTCGGCACCACCT TTCCATTGCCGTCTCCTGTCAGTTTGCAGTTTCCCATGGTCAGTCACAGCGCTCTGAAGGTCACATGGGTCCCTGGGGCTGTGGATGTTCCCGCCCACCGTATCATCTACAGCACCAATCACGGCAGTGATGTGAAACAG GTGGAAGTCAGAGGTGTGAACACGGCGTTGTTGCAGAATCTCTCTTCCTTATCCAGGTATCTGGTGTCAGTCCAGTCGCTCTATGAGAAAGGCTTGTCAACTCCTATCACAGCCAATGTCACGACAT TGAAGGTACCGGCTCCCTCAGATCTAAGAGTCACTAACTTCTCTGGCAGTGACATCACCGTGCGTTGGGAAGCCGCGGCGGACGACGTGGTCTCGTACCTGATCAAATGGATCTCCCTCAGTGGAGGAGACCTGAGGCAG CTAACAGTAGATGGGAAGAGTGAGGGAGCCATTTTGGAGGGAGTCGAGGAGGATAATGAATATCAGGTCTCACTGTCTGCACTATATGCTGATGGGGCTCAGAGCGAGGCAGTGGCAATACGATACAGCACTT TATCAGGAGGCGGTCCCAGCAGTTTATCCATCTCAGAGGAAACTCCAGTCAGTATGCTGGTCACCTGGGTTCCACCTAACGCCCATGTGCTGCAGTACCGTGTTTCATACACACCCCTCACTGGAGATGCAAGAGAGAACACA GTGTCGTTGCAAGGCAGTGAGAAGCGGGTCCTGCTTCAGAATCTGCAGCCTGACGCTCGGTACAGTGTTCTGGTCACTGCCGAGTACCGCAACCGAGAGGGAGGGAGTGCCACAGCTCAGGGGAAGACCA CTAGTCTGAGGGTGAGCAGCGTTAGTGTTGTGCGGTCTGATCACTTCAGCATCTGTGTGTCCTGGAGGCCTGTAGCTGCAGTCAGCGGTTATCGTATAGTCATCCAGGCTCTCAGAG ATAAACAGACTAAAGAGGACATAGTGGACGCCTCCAGCAGCAGTCACTGTTTCTCTGAGCTACAGCCTGAGACAGTATACCGTATCAGTGTTCATTCTCGTCTGGGAACAGTAGATGGCGCCGCTGTCACCATTCTTCACCCCACAG CAACGGCTCCAGTGAGAATTCAGGTTCCCCCTGGACTGCATCCCATACAGAAGGAGG tGTGTCCTGAGATGGCAGTCAGAAATCATGTAGTTAAAG GTTTCAACATGATGGAGGCATTTGGTCTGACTCAGAGAGCTCACTCGACTGTTGAGGGTGTGGCGGCCGAACCGTTCATCTTCAGCACCTTACCCAGTTACACCCTCTATAGAGACGTACAACTGACCCAGAGCACAGG CTTCATCCACCCGGCTGGCTTTGCTCCAGAACACACCATCAGCATAGCCTTCAGGCTCCTGCAGGATTCACCGAAGGAACCCTTTGCCCTCTGGCAGCTCACAGACAATGACTTCCAGCCTAAGATGGGGGTTGTGCTAGACC CTAAAAAGAAGATGCTGCTGTATTTCAGTCTGGACTACAGAGGAGAGATACAAGAACTGAACTTTGACCAATCACAAGTCCATTCTCTCTTTTACGGCAGCTTTCATAAG ATCCATTTGTCTATCAATCAGGTGAGCGTATCGCTGTATGTAGATTGTCAGCAGGTAGGTGAGAGACCTGCTCGTCCCTTAGGAACTGTGCCTACTGATGGCTTTGAGATGCTGGGCAAGCTAGTTAGGACACGAGGACCTCAAAGCGGATCTGCAGCT TTCCAGCTGCAGTCTTTTGAGATAGTGTGCAACACCACATGGCCATCAGAAGACGGATGCTGTGATCTGCCCTCACAG AGGGACGAGGAGAGCTGTCCAGAACCTGCTTATGCGTGCACCTGTAGCACCAATGTGCCCGGAGCACCTGGAGATGCAGGCCCTCCT GGAAAACCTGGTCCTCGTGGGGAGAAGGGAGAGAAAGGGGAGCTGGGACAGAAG GGTGAGATGGGCCCACCAGGCAAACCGGGTCTTGAGGGAAACTTTGGTGCTATTGGAGCCGCTGGTCCACGGGGAATGACTGTAATGGGAAAAGTG GGTCCTCCTGGAGTAAGAGGTGAAAAAGGAGACATTGGAAGGCCTGGAAATCAA GGGTTACCAGGGCCTCCTGGCCCAGAGGGTAAAGAGGGCAACCCTGGTCCTAAG gGTGTCAGAGGACCAGAAGGTAACATAGGACCCCCAGGAATTACTGGAGCAAGG GGTTTTCAGGGTATGCCTGGCCATCCTGGGCCAATGGGAAACAGAGGCCCATTAGGTCCTGTAGGGCCCACA GGCCTGTCTGGAAGCAAAGGGGAGAGAGGAGAGAAG gGAGAGCCACAGTCTCTTGCCATGATCTACCAGCTTGTTACCCAAGCTTGTGAAAAGCTTGTGCACA GTGAGGTGCTGAAGTTGGATGTCTTCCTGAATGAGATCAATCGGAAGCCAGTGCCCATCCAGGAACCGGTGGCGCCACCAGGAGAGCCTGGCATACCAGGGGGAAGGGGTCCACCTGGACCACGAGGCCCTCAGGGAAGACAAGGAAACAGAGGGGAGTCTGGGAAACCTGGGTATCCTGGTGAGCAGG GACGCAGGGGTATTCCCGGTGAGAAGGGCTATCAAGGCGACAATGTCTTGGGACCGCAAGGAACTAAAGGATTCGCAG GACCTCCAGGAGAAACCAAAACAGGTGAACCAGGCCCCAAAGGAGAGGATGGTAAAGCTGGACCTCAGGGTATTCCAGGTGCCCCGGGACAGCAAGGAGAAATTGGCCCCCCTGGTGTGTGTGACAGCAGTGGATGTTATCAGGGTGGACCTGTTCCAG AGGACCCGTACCTTGGATACCAACCTTGA